In Spirochaetota bacterium, the following are encoded in one genomic region:
- a CDS encoding thiolase family protein — MRDAYIVSSVRTPGCRRAKGAFAQTRPEELLSHILKAAVDRIKIPAGDIDDVMVGCAFPEAEQGLNLGRIAVQMAGFPDEVCGAVVNRFCSSGLESIAISALKIKAGWADVAIGAGCESMSIVPMGGNLPRPHPDWAKKNPDVYISMGITAENVANRYKVSREDQDKFAVLSNQKAAKAQAENLFTELIPTPATRYKMQADGTYLKETFIQDFDDGVRKDTTLEGLAKLKPAFSALGSVTAGNSSQTTDGAAATVLMSEEAVKRYNVKPLARIVAYTAAGCRADEMGVGPKYAIPKALKLAGLKISDIGVYELNEAFASQALHCARELGLDMNIVNLTGGAIALGHPLGCTGSKIMATLVTNLHRSGAKYGVESMCIGGGMGAAMIIEKM; from the coding sequence ATGAGAGACGCATATATTGTTTCGTCAGTGAGAACCCCCGGCTGCCGCAGGGCGAAGGGCGCATTTGCTCAGACCAGGCCCGAGGAACTGCTTTCACACATCCTTAAAGCCGCCGTTGACAGGATCAAGATTCCCGCAGGCGACATCGATGACGTTATGGTAGGGTGCGCGTTCCCCGAAGCGGAACAGGGCCTGAACCTCGGCCGTATCGCCGTTCAGATGGCCGGTTTCCCCGACGAAGTGTGCGGCGCCGTTGTAAACCGTTTCTGTTCGTCCGGTCTCGAGTCTATCGCAATTTCAGCCCTCAAGATCAAGGCCGGCTGGGCCGATGTTGCCATAGGCGCAGGATGTGAATCCATGAGTATCGTTCCCATGGGCGGCAACCTTCCCAGGCCTCATCCGGATTGGGCGAAGAAAAACCCCGACGTGTATATCTCGATGGGTATCACCGCCGAGAACGTCGCCAACAGGTATAAAGTAAGCCGCGAAGACCAGGACAAGTTTGCAGTTCTTTCAAACCAGAAGGCAGCGAAGGCCCAGGCCGAGAACCTCTTCACGGAATTAATTCCGACCCCCGCAACCCGTTACAAGATGCAGGCGGACGGCACCTATTTGAAAGAAACCTTCATCCAGGACTTCGACGACGGCGTCCGCAAGGACACCACCCTGGAAGGCCTCGCGAAACTGAAACCGGCGTTCAGCGCGTTGGGTTCGGTGACCGCGGGTAACTCCTCGCAGACCACAGACGGTGCCGCAGCGACCGTCCTCATGAGCGAAGAGGCAGTCAAGCGCTACAACGTAAAGCCCCTGGCCCGCATAGTCGCATATACGGCTGCCGGGTGCCGCGCCGACGAGATGGGCGTTGGTCCCAAGTACGCCATCCCGAAGGCTCTCAAGCTTGCCGGTCTCAAGATCAGTGACATTGGCGTGTATGAATTGAACGAAGCCTTCGCCTCCCAGGCGCTGCATTGCGCCCGCGAGCTTGGACTCGACATGAACATCGTGAACTTGACCGGCGGCGCGATCGCGCTTGGACATCCCCTGGGATGCACCGGCTCAAAGATCATGGCCACCCTGGTGACTAACCTCCACCGGAGCGGCGCGAAGTATGGCGTCGAATCGATGTGTATCGGCGGCGGCATGGGCGCTGCGATGATCATTGAGAAGATGTAA
- a CDS encoding nicotinate-nucleotide adenylyltransferase, whose product MPEVYNLRDGPGAVLRIGVFGGTFNPIHHGHLICAAHVRDEYALDTVLFVPSKRPVHKEIKSVGLAEERARMIELAIEGDDRFALSRMELDRKEESYTILTVRRILADVRDSNVFLVIGADSYAEFHTWKEYGELLGLVTLIVMNRPGVAPLNEHLAGLGARVEFASNPYIGISSSEIRNRLHSGRGIRYLVPEPVECYIHEKGLYLS is encoded by the coding sequence ATGCCTGAAGTATATAATCTACGGGACGGGCCAGGTGCGGTCTTGAGAATAGGCGTTTTCGGCGGCACCTTCAACCCCATTCACCACGGGCACCTTATCTGCGCCGCCCATGTGCGGGATGAATACGCGCTCGATACCGTGCTCTTCGTTCCCTCGAAGCGCCCGGTGCACAAGGAGATCAAGAGCGTCGGTCTCGCCGAGGAGCGGGCCAGGATGATCGAGCTCGCCATCGAAGGCGACGATCGTTTCGCGCTCTCCCGCATGGAGCTTGACAGGAAAGAAGAATCCTATACCATATTAACCGTGCGGCGGATCCTGGCCGATGTGCGGGATTCGAACGTGTTCCTCGTCATTGGGGCGGACTCCTACGCCGAGTTTCACACATGGAAGGAATACGGGGAGCTGCTGGGGCTGGTCACGCTTATCGTGATGAACCGGCCCGGCGTCGCGCCGCTCAACGAGCATCTTGCCGGCCTGGGCGCACGTGTGGAGTTCGCCTCGAATCCGTACATCGGGATCAGCTCGTCGGAAATACGAAACCGTCTCCACAGCGGGCGCGGAATACGATACCTGGTGCCGGAACCGGTCGAATGTTATATCCATGAAAAGGGGTTGTACCTGTCTTGA
- a CDS encoding 3-hydroxyacyl-CoA dehydrogenase/enoyl-CoA hydratase family protein, with protein MVRRIDKAAVIGSGIMGGGIAALLADAGVDTMLLDIVPFNLTDEEKKVPANRNKIVQAGFEAMQKAKPALLIDKGSLNRMKIGNLEDDFQKLAECDLIVEVVVENLKIKRELFAKIDKVRKADSIITTNTSGLPLKEISEGLSQGFKEHFMGTHFFNPVRYMHLLELIPGEKTKKEILDFIAAFGEKRLGKGIVWAKDTPNFIGNRIGVYSIMDIFPVMKEMGMTIPEVDALFGPSLGRPKTGVFKLSDLVGLDTLGHLAKNSYELLKNDERREAYQAPAWFTKMVENKWLGDKTKGGFYKKEKSPDGKRKTLVINTETLEYAEAPKAEFPCLVAAKAAKTLPEKIKAVVNADDKGGKFAWKVMALGFIYAANRIPEISDTILEIDNAMIWGYNNELGPFGTWDAVGLKESVARMEKEGMKVPENVKKMLASGATSFYKSEKGKEMYYDLASGSYKEIKRNAAAILLKNCNVVKQNSSVSLIDLGDGVFCTEFHTKMNAVNGEIVDSIAEFGDYVSKNGVGMVIGNQAGGMPGAFSAGGDLAFMGGLAKAGKFSEIDAFIKKVHENLQAQRYSNYPVVAAPYGMTLGGGCEVCLASDKILAHVETYMGLVEIGAGLLPGGLGMLNLWRKFISSVPKPVKVSDMAAFFLPCFMNVAQAKVAMGAGDCVKNGFLGPKDKIIFNRDLQIGEAKKEVLRMVEDGYAPPMKEKIPVMGSEAHGMVWAELNNMRNGFYIPPHMEFISKKIAYVMSGGDVRSGMEITEEQWMKQEREAFVELWKTEGTQKMAEHILAKGKPLFM; from the coding sequence ATGGTCAGAAGGATCGATAAGGCAGCCGTCATCGGCTCCGGCATAATGGGTGGCGGTATTGCCGCTCTGCTGGCCGACGCGGGTGTAGACACAATGCTTCTCGATATCGTACCGTTCAATCTCACCGACGAAGAAAAGAAGGTTCCCGCCAATCGCAACAAGATCGTTCAGGCGGGTTTCGAGGCCATGCAGAAGGCCAAGCCTGCGCTCCTCATCGATAAAGGGAGCCTCAACAGGATGAAGATTGGCAACCTGGAAGACGATTTCCAGAAACTTGCCGAATGCGACCTGATCGTCGAAGTGGTCGTTGAAAACCTCAAGATCAAGAGGGAACTCTTCGCCAAGATCGACAAGGTAAGAAAGGCCGATTCCATCATCACCACCAACACATCCGGTCTTCCTTTAAAGGAGATCTCCGAGGGCCTCAGCCAGGGTTTCAAGGAACATTTCATGGGGACCCACTTTTTCAACCCGGTGCGGTACATGCACCTGCTTGAGCTCATCCCCGGCGAAAAGACCAAGAAAGAAATCCTCGACTTCATCGCCGCGTTCGGCGAAAAGAGGCTTGGTAAAGGGATCGTATGGGCGAAGGATACCCCGAACTTCATCGGAAACCGTATCGGCGTCTATTCCATTATGGACATATTCCCCGTCATGAAAGAAATGGGGATGACCATTCCCGAAGTCGACGCCCTGTTCGGCCCTTCTCTCGGCCGTCCCAAGACCGGCGTTTTCAAGCTCTCCGACCTGGTCGGCCTGGACACCCTCGGTCACCTCGCCAAGAACTCTTATGAGCTCTTGAAGAACGACGAGCGCCGCGAAGCGTACCAGGCCCCGGCGTGGTTCACGAAGATGGTCGAGAACAAATGGCTGGGCGACAAGACCAAGGGTGGATTCTACAAGAAGGAAAAGAGCCCGGACGGAAAGAGAAAGACCCTCGTGATCAATACCGAGACTCTGGAATATGCAGAGGCCCCCAAGGCCGAATTCCCCTGCCTCGTAGCCGCGAAGGCCGCGAAGACGCTTCCCGAGAAGATTAAGGCCGTTGTTAACGCAGACGATAAGGGCGGAAAATTCGCATGGAAGGTTATGGCGCTCGGCTTTATCTACGCCGCGAACCGCATCCCCGAAATTTCCGATACCATCCTCGAAATCGACAACGCGATGATCTGGGGCTATAACAACGAGCTGGGCCCCTTCGGCACATGGGACGCTGTCGGCTTGAAAGAGTCGGTCGCCCGCATGGAAAAAGAAGGGATGAAGGTTCCGGAAAACGTCAAGAAGATGCTCGCGTCCGGCGCTACCTCCTTCTACAAGTCGGAGAAAGGCAAGGAAATGTACTATGACCTGGCCAGCGGCTCGTACAAGGAAATCAAGAGGAACGCGGCGGCGATTCTTTTAAAGAATTGCAACGTCGTTAAGCAGAATTCTTCCGTATCGCTTATTGACCTGGGCGACGGCGTATTCTGCACCGAGTTCCACACCAAGATGAACGCCGTCAACGGCGAGATCGTGGATTCGATCGCCGAATTCGGAGACTATGTCTCGAAAAACGGCGTCGGCATGGTCATAGGCAACCAGGCAGGCGGCATGCCCGGCGCGTTCTCAGCGGGCGGCGACCTTGCGTTCATGGGCGGACTTGCGAAGGCCGGAAAGTTCTCCGAGATCGACGCGTTCATCAAAAAGGTTCATGAGAACCTTCAGGCCCAGAGATACTCAAACTACCCCGTGGTCGCGGCTCCTTACGGCATGACCCTGGGCGGCGGCTGCGAAGTATGTCTGGCATCGGACAAGATCCTCGCCCACGTCGAGACCTACATGGGTCTCGTCGAGATCGGCGCGGGACTCCTGCCCGGCGGACTCGGGATGCTTAACCTCTGGAGAAAGTTCATCAGCTCCGTTCCCAAGCCCGTAAAGGTTTCCGACATGGCCGCTTTCTTCCTTCCCTGCTTTATGAATGTCGCGCAGGCGAAGGTCGCCATGGGCGCAGGCGACTGCGTCAAGAACGGCTTCCTGGGACCCAAGGACAAGATCATCTTCAATCGCGATTTACAGATAGGCGAAGCGAAGAAAGAAGTTCTCCGCATGGTTGAAGACGGATATGCTCCTCCCATGAAGGAAAAGATCCCGGTCATGGGCTCGGAAGCGCACGGCATGGTATGGGCCGAGTTGAACAACATGAGAAACGGCTTCTACATTCCCCCGCACATGGAGTTCATCTCGAAGAAAATCGCCTACGTTATGTCCGGCGGCGACGTAAGAAGCGGCATGGAGATCACCGAAGAGCAGTGGATGAAGCAGGAACGCGAAGCCTTCGTTGAGCTCTGGAAGACCGAAGGGACTCAGAAGATGGCGGAACACATCCTTGCAAAGGGCAAACCGCTGTTCATGTAG
- a CDS encoding LytR family transcriptional regulator, whose product MNKNLIKNGAIALGCLIVVLSLLYAYRINTRNAVEVLAQNKKLINVLVMGSNVFHDNKHRFFAVLSVNPENNRTGITLLPPSLKIPLDRGGKKSVKLDEIDIDSFSKISRTLEAELKINVPFWVEIYATDVERLVDTLEGVDIFVLDQVRKIDGVRPGLNYFDGAKAVQYINSVEGGSVYRTYDRIQDILLSLYYNRERYRPLVSLKFISHLLTKIRTNMLDKELFSLSRIIFDEGDLQCIRAPGKLEDDGFYVIDDVATKIYEKEFLSSLVLGAAPDATIRVKVLNGTNIPGLAKKMRNALNREGVNVIEFGTSPYPFMDHTVIINQSGSTGDVRKIAELAGVTRVHHIVDSSQLSDALIIIGKDYAK is encoded by the coding sequence TTGAACAAGAACCTGATTAAAAACGGGGCCATCGCACTGGGATGCCTCATCGTCGTACTCTCGCTGCTCTATGCATACCGCATCAATACCAGGAACGCGGTGGAGGTCCTGGCACAGAATAAAAAGCTCATAAACGTGCTCGTCATGGGCAGTAACGTTTTCCACGACAACAAGCACCGCTTTTTCGCGGTCTTGAGCGTGAACCCTGAAAACAACAGGACCGGGATCACGCTGCTGCCGCCCAGCCTCAAGATCCCGCTTGACCGGGGCGGAAAAAAAAGCGTTAAGCTCGATGAGATCGACATCGACAGCTTTTCAAAGATTTCCCGGACGCTCGAGGCGGAGCTTAAAATCAACGTCCCCTTCTGGGTGGAGATTTACGCCACCGATGTCGAGAGGCTTGTCGACACCCTGGAGGGCGTGGATATCTTCGTTCTCGACCAGGTCAGGAAGATTGACGGGGTCCGTCCCGGCCTCAATTATTTTGACGGGGCCAAGGCGGTGCAGTACATCAATTCGGTGGAAGGAGGCTCGGTATACCGCACGTATGACCGCATACAGGACATCCTGCTCTCCCTGTACTACAACCGGGAGCGTTATCGGCCGCTGGTCAGCCTCAAGTTCATTTCCCACCTGCTCACGAAAATAAGGACCAACATGCTCGACAAGGAGCTGTTTTCTCTTTCACGGATTATTTTCGATGAGGGGGACCTCCAGTGCATCCGCGCCCCGGGAAAATTGGAGGACGACGGTTTCTATGTCATTGACGACGTTGCGACGAAGATATACGAAAAGGAGTTTCTTTCGTCGCTGGTGCTCGGCGCCGCGCCCGATGCGACCATCCGGGTCAAGGTATTGAACGGAACCAACATTCCCGGACTGGCAAAAAAAATGAGGAACGCCCTCAACCGGGAAGGGGTGAACGTGATCGAGTTCGGCACTTCGCCGTACCCGTTCATGGATCATACGGTGATCATCAACCAGAGCGGGAGCACGGGGGATGTGCGCAAGATCGCGGAGCTCGCGGGCGTAACGAGGGTTCACCATATAGTGGACTCATCCCAGCTTTCGGATGCGCTGATAATTATCGGGAAGGACTACGCAAAATGA
- a CDS encoding glutamate-5-semialdehyde dehydrogenase: MDNNAYILDLCVRARKASHEVRLLSSTRRTGTLHAIAATIRARAEFIIAENAKDMKAADAAGLSSALRDRLLLDGKRIEGIARSIEEIALLEDPIGRVENMKLRPSGIRVGQMRVPIGVIAVIYESRPNVTTDIAALCLKSGNACVLRGGSESINSNRALYTVVRDTLAKTGAPVDAVLLVEHTDRALVSLLLKMNTHIDIVIPRGGQGLIDRVTQESTIPVIKHDKGVCHTYVDASADRGMAERICVNAKVQRPGVCNAMETLLIHAAYPHATGLLEALAECGVQIRGCDRTARILPERVTPATEEDWSAEYLELILAVKIVDSMDDAIAHIMRYGSNHSEAIVTADYFNAERFLGEVDSSAVFVNSSTRFHDGGEFGLGAEVGISTQKLHARGTMGIEGLTCLKYIIYGTGQVRS, from the coding sequence ATGGACAACAACGCATACATACTTGACCTTTGCGTGAGGGCCAGGAAGGCGTCCCACGAGGTGCGCCTGCTCTCCTCGACGCGAAGGACCGGCACGCTGCACGCAATCGCCGCGACGATCCGCGCGCGCGCCGAATTCATCATCGCCGAGAACGCGAAGGACATGAAGGCTGCGGACGCCGCCGGGCTTTCGAGCGCCCTGCGGGACCGGCTGCTCCTGGACGGGAAGCGTATCGAAGGCATCGCACGCTCGATCGAGGAGATCGCCCTGCTTGAAGACCCGATCGGGCGCGTGGAAAACATGAAGCTCCGTCCCTCGGGGATACGTGTGGGACAGATGAGGGTTCCGATAGGCGTCATCGCCGTCATCTATGAATCCCGGCCGAACGTGACCACCGACATCGCCGCACTGTGCCTCAAGTCCGGCAACGCGTGCGTGCTGCGCGGGGGAAGCGAGTCCATCAACTCCAACCGCGCGCTCTATACGGTCGTCCGCGACACCCTCGCGAAAACCGGTGCGCCCGTCGACGCCGTCCTCCTGGTCGAGCACACGGACCGCGCGCTCGTGAGCCTGTTATTAAAGATGAATACGCATATCGATATCGTCATCCCCCGCGGCGGGCAGGGCCTCATCGACCGCGTCACGCAGGAATCCACGATTCCCGTGATCAAGCACGACAAGGGGGTATGCCACACCTACGTAGACGCCTCGGCGGACCGCGGGATGGCCGAGCGGATATGCGTGAACGCCAAGGTGCAGCGTCCCGGCGTGTGCAACGCCATGGAAACGCTCCTGATCCACGCCGCGTATCCTCACGCGACCGGGCTGCTGGAAGCGCTTGCGGAATGCGGGGTGCAGATACGGGGCTGCGACCGGACGGCGCGCATCCTGCCCGAAAGGGTCACGCCCGCGACCGAGGAAGACTGGAGCGCCGAATACCTGGAACTGATACTCGCGGTGAAAATCGTGGATTCCATGGACGACGCCATCGCGCATATCATGCGGTACGGGTCCAATCATTCGGAGGCGATCGTCACCGCGGATTATTTCAACGCTGAGCGCTTCCTGGGGGAGGTGGACTCTTCTGCCGTGTTCGTGAATTCATCGACACGGTTTCACGACGGCGGGGAATTCGGGCTTGGGGCGGAAGTGGGCATTTCTACGCAGAAGCTTCACGCGCGCGGCACGATGGGAATCGAGGGGTTGACATGCCTGAAGTATATAATCTACGGGACGGGCCAGGTGCGGTCTTGA
- a CDS encoding HAMP domain-containing histidine kinase, with protein sequence MNRHEYALVERLIRNLSHEFKNPLTTIKGYAQLATMSPDDAAVLKKSQDMIIAQVEKLNALLDELYRIFSAVADDRSEIDLMRVIDEIAGDARGETARVTVDTTARVTVQANVPGIRRMVGAMIGGFDWKNNPGTSLAVSVADSGGKRTIAFRYEGSSFDDLEPESFFLPCASKRHFLSSTGLYEAAVIACAHGWDLRLVNETDTSTLELVF encoded by the coding sequence ATGAATCGGCATGAGTATGCTCTCGTCGAGCGGCTGATAAGGAATCTCAGCCACGAATTCAAGAATCCCCTGACCACCATCAAGGGTTACGCCCAGCTTGCGACCATGAGCCCGGACGACGCCGCGGTCCTAAAGAAATCCCAGGACATGATCATCGCCCAGGTCGAAAAGCTCAACGCGCTGCTTGACGAGTTGTACCGCATCTTTTCCGCCGTCGCGGACGATCGTTCGGAGATCGACCTCATGCGCGTCATCGATGAGATCGCGGGCGACGCGCGCGGCGAAACGGCGCGGGTGACGGTGGATACGACGGCGCGCGTTACGGTGCAGGCGAACGTTCCGGGAATCCGCAGGATGGTCGGCGCGATGATAGGCGGATTCGACTGGAAAAACAACCCTGGAACGTCCCTCGCCGTCTCGGTCGCCGATTCAGGCGGGAAACGCACGATCGCGTTCCGCTACGAAGGATCCAGTTTCGACGACCTGGAGCCGGAATCCTTTTTCCTCCCCTGCGCGTCCAAACGCCATTTCCTGTCGTCCACCGGACTGTACGAGGCCGCCGTGATCGCGTGCGCGCACGGATGGGACCTCCGCCTTGTCAATGAAACCGATACAAGCACGCTGGAGCTCGTATTCTGA
- a CDS encoding sigma-54-dependent Fis family transcriptional regulator, with the protein MSRGYKILIADDEPGIRDLLGDLLKNYFDVDMVERGDVVLDRLGRFGHDILILDLHLPGMNGLDVLGRIHENKMKVVVVVLTASNDLATAITSMKLGAYEYIVKPFDNDKLMVILKNIVEKLELEREVNELREQVGEGYRFRNIIGKSSKMHKIFATLEKVIDTDSTILIIGESGTGKEVIAKAIHYNSNRRQHPFRSIDCSTIPRDLIGSELFGHEKGSFTGAISRKIGKFEIASKGTLFLDEISNLSVDMQSKLLRVLQEKEFERIGGSEVIKVNTRIVAASNRDLREMVKEQSFREDLYYRLNVVPIYLPPLKERLEDIPLFIDHFLARYNEEFSREINLDLKARLYLVSYPWPGNVRQLENLIKRLILLAGNRMVTVEDVMSILEFEQVGVREPAAPRAGEPVRPVSAGPEGETPKSLDEVEREYMERVLREFDYNISSTAKALKISRKTMHNKLKKYNIVIRKSAGTGGEPAP; encoded by the coding sequence ATGTCCAGGGGATACAAGATACTTATCGCGGACGATGAGCCCGGAATCAGGGACCTCCTGGGCGATCTATTGAAGAACTATTTCGACGTCGACATGGTCGAGCGGGGCGACGTCGTCCTCGACCGCCTGGGTCGATTCGGTCACGACATCCTGATATTGGACCTCCATCTGCCGGGCATGAACGGCCTGGACGTGCTTGGGCGCATACATGAAAATAAAATGAAGGTCGTCGTGGTGGTGCTCACGGCCTCCAACGATCTCGCCACCGCGATCACCTCCATGAAGCTGGGCGCCTACGAGTATATCGTTAAGCCGTTCGACAACGACAAGCTCATGGTGATTCTCAAGAACATAGTCGAGAAGCTCGAGCTTGAACGGGAGGTGAACGAGCTTCGCGAACAGGTGGGGGAAGGGTATCGCTTCCGGAACATAATAGGAAAATCGTCAAAGATGCACAAGATTTTCGCAACCCTTGAAAAGGTCATCGATACCGACAGCACCATTCTCATAATCGGCGAAAGCGGGACGGGCAAGGAAGTGATCGCCAAGGCCATCCATTACAACAGCAACCGCAGGCAGCACCCGTTCCGGTCGATCGACTGCAGCACCATCCCCCGCGACCTGATCGGCAGCGAGCTTTTCGGCCATGAGAAAGGCTCGTTCACCGGGGCGATTTCACGGAAGATAGGAAAATTCGAGATCGCCAGCAAGGGGACGCTGTTCCTGGACGAGATCAGCAACCTCTCGGTGGACATGCAGTCAAAGCTGCTCCGCGTGCTCCAGGAAAAGGAGTTCGAGCGCATCGGCGGCTCCGAGGTCATCAAGGTCAACACGCGCATAGTGGCCGCGAGCAACCGTGATTTAAGGGAGATGGTGAAGGAGCAGAGCTTTCGGGAGGATCTGTACTACAGGCTCAACGTGGTGCCCATATACCTTCCGCCGCTCAAGGAAAGGCTGGAAGACATACCGCTCTTTATCGATCACTTCCTCGCCCGTTACAACGAGGAGTTCTCGCGCGAAATCAATCTCGACCTCAAGGCGCGGCTGTACCTGGTCTCCTATCCGTGGCCCGGAAACGTCCGCCAGCTGGAGAACCTGATCAAGCGGCTCATCCTGCTTGCCGGCAACCGAATGGTCACGGTCGAGGACGTGATGAGCATACTCGAATTCGAGCAGGTGGGGGTCCGCGAACCGGCCGCACCGCGCGCCGGGGAGCCGGTGCGTCCCGTCTCAGCCGGCCCGGAAGGGGAAACCCCGAAAAGCCTCGACGAGGTGGAACGGGAATACATGGAGCGCGTGCTTCGCGAGTTCGACTACAATATTTCCTCGACCGCCAAGGCGCTGAAAATCAGCCGGAAAACCATGCACAACAAGCTGAAGAAGTACAATATCGTGATACGAAAATCCGCAGGAACCGGCGGGGAGCCGGCACCATGA
- the rsfS gene encoding ribosome silencing factor, producing the protein MSGKAGIDEKTLIDMARRCARALEEKKAEEIVLMNLMGVNSFLDYFLIATANSIMHARALARETQRYFGERGIRERNRPIMDSPWIVLDYSEIVVHIFTREGRDYYQLERLWADAEHLAF; encoded by the coding sequence ATGAGCGGAAAGGCCGGTATCGACGAAAAAACACTGATCGACATGGCCCGGCGATGCGCACGGGCGCTCGAAGAAAAAAAGGCGGAGGAAATCGTGCTCATGAACCTCATGGGGGTAAACAGCTTCCTCGATTATTTTCTGATCGCCACGGCGAATTCCATAATGCACGCCCGCGCGCTTGCACGGGAAACGCAGCGATATTTCGGCGAACGGGGAATCCGGGAACGCAACAGGCCCATAATGGATTCCCCGTGGATTGTGCTTGATTACAGCGAAATCGTGGTCCATATTTTCACCCGTGAGGGGCGGGACTACTACCAGCTCGAAAGATTATGGGCGGACGCGGAACACCTTGCCTTTTAA
- the gatB gene encoding Asp-tRNA(Asn)/Glu-tRNA(Gln) amidotransferase subunit GatB — protein MEYEPVIGLEVHVQLNTETKIFCGCSTRFKADANTQTCPVCLGLPGVLPVLNEEALKKAIMAGLALNSKISGYSKFDRKNYFYPDLPKAFQISQFDKPICVGGFVEIKTGESTKRIGITRLHLEEDAGKSIHSEDPAVRVSYVNFNRTGVPLAEIVSEPEIASSDEAYTYLQNLKTIMKYLDVSDCNMEEGSLRCDVNISLRVKGTKPFGQKVEIKNMNSFRAVKLAIEFEIQRQTRALEGGERVPQETRLWDANRNETFSMRSKEEAHDYRYFPEPDLPPVIIDQAYIDAIRSRLPELPAERRARFVAEYGIPPYDAEVLTSVKQLADYYESVVREGVNAKKASNWIMVELMARLDDPEKIFDFIVKPAQLAGLLKLIDDTTISGKIAKTVFEEMVSTGGDPESIVKEKGLVQVTDTSAIEAIVDKVLAENAQSVADFRSGKGKALGFLVGQVMKESKGKANPQMVNEILARKLS, from the coding sequence ATGGAATACGAACCGGTCATAGGCCTGGAAGTCCACGTTCAGCTCAATACTGAGACCAAGATATTTTGCGGGTGCTCAACGCGATTCAAGGCAGACGCGAATACGCAAACCTGTCCCGTGTGCCTGGGCCTCCCGGGCGTGCTCCCCGTTTTGAACGAGGAGGCCCTCAAGAAGGCGATCATGGCAGGTCTTGCGCTCAACTCGAAGATCTCCGGGTACAGCAAGTTCGACCGGAAGAATTATTTCTATCCTGATCTGCCCAAGGCCTTCCAGATATCGCAGTTTGACAAGCCCATCTGCGTGGGCGGGTTTGTCGAGATCAAGACCGGGGAATCGACCAAGAGGATCGGTATCACCAGGCTCCACCTCGAGGAGGACGCGGGAAAATCGATTCACTCCGAGGATCCGGCCGTTCGCGTATCATACGTCAACTTCAATAGGACAGGCGTCCCGCTGGCCGAGATCGTATCGGAACCCGAAATCGCCTCGAGCGACGAAGCGTACACCTATCTCCAGAACCTGAAAACGATCATGAAGTACCTCGACGTTTCAGATTGCAACATGGAGGAAGGGAGCCTCAGGTGCGACGTCAACATTTCCCTGCGGGTAAAAGGCACAAAACCGTTCGGCCAGAAGGTCGAGATCAAAAACATGAACTCGTTCCGCGCCGTCAAGCTCGCGATCGAGTTCGAGATACAGCGGCAGACGCGCGCCCTTGAGGGCGGCGAGCGCGTTCCCCAGGAGACGCGCCTTTGGGACGCGAACCGGAACGAAACCTTCAGCATGCGCTCGAAGGAGGAGGCTCATGATTACCGGTACTTCCCGGAGCCCGATCTTCCGCCCGTCATCATAGACCAGGCGTATATCGACGCGATCCGCTCCCGGCTCCCGGAGCTTCCCGCCGAACGCCGGGCCCGCTTCGTCGCCGAGTACGGCATCCCCCCCTACGATGCCGAGGTCCTCACCTCCGTGAAACAGCTCGCCGACTACTACGAGTCGGTGGTGCGGGAAGGCGTCAACGCGAAGAAGGCGTCAAACTGGATCATGGTCGAGCTCATGGCCCGGCTCGACGATCCGGAAAAGATTTTCGATTTCATCGTGAAGCCGGCGCAGCTCGCGGGGCTGCTCAAACTCATCGACGACACCACGATAAGCGGGAAGATCGCCAAGACGGTGTTCGAGGAGATGGTCTCCACCGGGGGCGACCCGGAATCGATCGTAAAGGAAAAGGGTCTCGTGCAGGTGACCGACACCTCGGCCATCGAGGCGATCGTCGACAAGGTACTGGCGGAGAACGCGCAGTCCGTGGCCGATTTCAGGAGCGGCAAGGGGAAAGCCCTGGGTTTCCTCGTGGGCCAGGTCATGAAGGAATCGAAGGGGAAGGCCAATCCCCAGATGGTTAACGAGATACTCGCGAGGAAGCTGTCGTAA